The following are encoded together in the Xanthobacter autotrophicus Py2 genome:
- a CDS encoding heavy metal efflux pump, CzcA family (TIGRFAM: heavy metal efflux pump, CzcA family~PFAM: acriflavin resistance protein~KEGG: tbd:Tbd_1746 heavy metal efflux pump CzcA) has protein sequence MFTFLVTQSLNNRLLVLALSLALVLTGTYAVTRLPVDVLPDLNRPTVTIMSEAEGLAPAEVEQLVTFPLETAMNGLPGLIRLRSVSGVGLSVLYVEFDFGTDIFRDRQQVAERLALVRDRLPANVSPQMGPISSIMGQILMFAVTSDTASPMAVREAADFIIRPRLLAIPGIAQVIPMGGEVRQFRVSPDPAAMRALGISVDVLEQAVAQFGTNSGGGFADHGGREFLIRNIGRTLSLDDLKGLVLPRPGGGTVFLHQVAQVDYAARLKRGDAGYMGRPAVIVSVEKQPEVDTIALTRAVEDAVNDLNRTLPDGIRISPSVFRQADFISASIGNVEKVLLEAMAVVAVVLFAFLLNWRTTFISLTAIPVSILATAIVFHAFGLSINTMTLGGLAIAIGELVDDAVVDVENIFRRLRENAAAAAPQPVFDVVVAASREVRSGIVYATAIIVLVFVPLFALPGIEGRLFAPLGQAYIVSILASLATSLTLTPVLAFYLLPALSRHRERESVLVRVLKRGYAGLLAAAFRHPRLVTGAAALLFVSAVAAAVGLPRAFLPPFNEGSLTISMSFRPGLSLAESHRMGLVAEQLILEVPEVKAVGRRTGRAELDEHAEGVHASEIEVDLRPSARSRAEVTADIRDRLSVLPAAFNVGQPISHRLDHMLSGVRAEIALKLFGDDLDTLRTTAEDLRARLVGIPGLTDLQVERQVRVPEVTVRVDYGRAALYGLQPAQVTDALERLSNGRVVSRLVDGARRFDVVVRLPDTARTTQGLSDLLIETPSGWVPLSEVAEVKETDGPNQILREGGRRRIVVLANTSGGRDVAAVVADMRGVIAAAALPAGVSAGLEGTFAAQEESMRTIGGLSAVSALLVFTLLYSRYRSALFAAIIMGSVPLALIGAVGALWIAGQPLSVASMIGFVTLTGIAARNGILKISHIINLAIAEGMAFGPALVMRGSLERLTPVLMTAASAGIALLPLMSGAEVPGKEILHPVAITIFGGLVSATLLDAVLTPVLVLRHGRRPLERLVAAARETAPTPAAVRADAF, from the coding sequence ATGTTCACCTTCCTCGTCACCCAGTCCCTCAACAACCGCCTGCTGGTGCTGGCGCTGTCCCTCGCGCTGGTGCTCACCGGCACCTATGCGGTCACCCGCCTGCCGGTGGATGTGCTGCCGGACCTCAACCGGCCCACCGTAACCATAATGAGCGAGGCGGAGGGCCTTGCCCCGGCCGAGGTGGAACAGCTCGTCACCTTCCCGCTGGAGACGGCGATGAATGGCCTGCCGGGCCTCATCCGCCTGCGCTCGGTCTCGGGGGTGGGGCTCTCCGTTCTCTATGTGGAATTCGATTTCGGCACCGACATCTTCCGCGACCGCCAGCAGGTCGCCGAGCGCCTCGCATTGGTGCGGGACCGGCTGCCGGCGAACGTTTCCCCGCAGATGGGGCCCATCAGCTCCATCATGGGGCAGATCCTGATGTTCGCGGTGACGAGCGACACCGCGTCCCCCATGGCGGTGCGCGAGGCGGCGGACTTCATCATCCGCCCGCGACTGCTCGCCATTCCCGGTATCGCGCAGGTCATTCCCATGGGCGGGGAGGTGCGGCAGTTCCGCGTGTCGCCGGACCCGGCCGCCATGCGCGCCCTCGGCATCTCCGTCGATGTGCTGGAACAGGCGGTGGCGCAGTTCGGCACCAATTCCGGCGGTGGCTTTGCCGACCATGGCGGGCGCGAGTTCCTGATCCGCAACATCGGCCGCACCCTCAGCCTCGATGATCTCAAGGGCCTGGTGCTGCCCCGCCCCGGCGGAGGCACCGTCTTCCTGCACCAGGTGGCGCAGGTGGATTATGCGGCCCGCCTGAAGCGTGGCGATGCCGGCTACATGGGTCGGCCGGCGGTGATCGTCTCGGTGGAGAAGCAGCCGGAGGTGGACACGATCGCCCTCACCCGCGCGGTGGAGGACGCGGTCAACGATCTCAACCGCACCCTGCCCGACGGCATCCGCATCTCGCCGTCGGTGTTCCGGCAGGCGGACTTCATCTCCGCCTCCATCGGCAACGTGGAAAAGGTGCTGCTGGAGGCCATGGCGGTGGTGGCCGTGGTGCTGTTCGCGTTCCTGCTGAACTGGCGCACCACCTTCATCTCGCTCACCGCCATTCCGGTTTCGATCCTCGCCACGGCCATCGTGTTCCACGCGTTCGGCCTCTCCATCAACACCATGACGCTCGGCGGCCTCGCCATCGCCATCGGCGAACTGGTGGACGACGCGGTGGTGGACGTGGAGAACATTTTCCGCCGCCTGCGCGAGAATGCCGCCGCAGCGGCGCCGCAGCCCGTTTTCGACGTGGTGGTGGCGGCGAGCCGGGAGGTGCGCTCCGGCATCGTCTATGCCACTGCCATCATCGTGCTGGTGTTCGTGCCCTTGTTCGCGCTGCCGGGCATCGAGGGGCGGCTGTTCGCGCCGCTGGGGCAGGCCTATATCGTCTCGATCCTTGCGAGCCTTGCCACCTCCCTCACGCTCACGCCGGTGCTTGCCTTCTACCTGCTGCCGGCGCTCAGCCGGCATCGGGAACGCGAGAGCGTGCTGGTGCGCGTCCTGAAGCGCGGATATGCCGGCCTGCTTGCCGCCGCATTTCGCCATCCGCGGCTGGTGACGGGCGCCGCCGCGCTCCTCTTCGTCTCGGCGGTGGCGGCGGCCGTAGGCTTGCCGCGCGCCTTCCTGCCGCCCTTCAATGAGGGCTCGCTCACCATCTCCATGTCGTTCCGGCCCGGCCTTTCTCTGGCCGAGAGCCATCGCATGGGCCTTGTGGCCGAACAGCTCATCCTGGAGGTGCCGGAGGTGAAGGCAGTGGGCCGCCGGACCGGCCGGGCCGAGCTGGACGAGCATGCCGAAGGCGTCCATGCCTCCGAGATCGAGGTGGATCTGCGCCCCTCAGCGCGCAGCCGGGCGGAGGTCACCGCCGACATCCGCGACCGCCTCTCGGTGCTGCCGGCCGCCTTCAATGTCGGCCAGCCCATCTCCCACCGGCTCGACCACATGCTCTCCGGCGTGCGGGCCGAGATTGCCCTCAAGCTGTTCGGCGATGACCTCGACACCCTGCGCACCACGGCGGAAGACCTGCGGGCGCGCCTCGTCGGCATTCCCGGCCTCACGGACCTGCAGGTGGAACGGCAGGTACGCGTGCCGGAAGTGACGGTGCGCGTGGACTATGGCCGCGCCGCCCTTTACGGCCTCCAGCCCGCGCAGGTCACCGACGCGCTGGAGCGGCTGTCCAACGGCCGCGTGGTCTCCCGCCTCGTGGACGGCGCGCGGCGTTTCGACGTGGTGGTCCGCCTGCCCGATACGGCCCGCACCACGCAGGGGCTCTCCGACCTTCTCATCGAGACGCCCTCCGGCTGGGTGCCCCTGTCCGAGGTGGCCGAGGTGAAGGAGACGGACGGACCGAACCAGATTCTGCGCGAGGGCGGGCGCCGGCGCATCGTCGTTCTCGCCAACACCTCCGGCGGGCGCGACGTGGCGGCGGTGGTGGCCGACATGCGCGGGGTGATCGCGGCGGCGGCCCTGCCGGCCGGTGTCTCCGCGGGCCTTGAAGGCACCTTCGCCGCGCAGGAAGAGTCCATGCGCACCATCGGCGGCCTGTCCGCCGTGTCGGCGCTGCTCGTCTTCACGCTCCTCTACAGCCGCTACCGCTCGGCGCTGTTCGCCGCCATCATCATGGGTAGCGTGCCCTTGGCGCTCATCGGCGCGGTGGGCGCGCTGTGGATCGCCGGGCAACCCCTGTCGGTGGCGAGCATGATCGGCTTCGTGACGCTCACCGGCATCGCCGCGCGCAACGGCATCCTGAAGATCAGCCACATCATCAATCTCGCCATCGCCGAGGGCATGGCGTTCGGCCCCGCGCTGGTGATGCGCGGCAGCCTGGAGCGATTGACGCCGGTGCTGATGACTGCCGCGTCCGCCGGCATCGCTTTGCTGCCGCTCATGAGCGGGGCCGAGGTGCCGGGCAAGGAGATCCTTCATCCCGTCGCCATCACCATTTTCGGCGGCCTGGTCAGCGCCACGCTGCTCGACGCCGTTCTCACCCCCGTCCTCGTCCTGCGCCATGGCCGCCGCCCGCTGGAGCGGCTGGTGGCGGCGGCGCGGGAGACGGCCCCCACCCCTGCCGCCGTCCGCGCGGACGCCTTCTGA
- a CDS encoding conserved hypothetical protein (KEGG: rpd:RPD_2145 hypothetical protein) produces MIFRRLLLAVLSLPLLALPALAHEPGAGANGGVRVDAGHYHAELLADGTPAVSLYLSDGADKPVAADGFKANAILVVDGKAQRFALSPAGGNRLAGTAPVAIPKGVKGVVQISAPDGASAQAKY; encoded by the coding sequence ATGATCTTTCGCCGTCTTCTGCTGGCCGTCCTCAGTCTCCCGCTGCTCGCCTTGCCTGCTCTCGCCCATGAGCCCGGCGCGGGGGCGAACGGCGGGGTGCGGGTGGATGCCGGCCATTACCACGCGGAGCTGTTGGCCGACGGCACGCCCGCCGTCTCCCTCTATCTCAGCGACGGCGCCGACAAGCCGGTTGCGGCGGACGGATTCAAGGCCAACGCCATCCTCGTGGTGGACGGCAAGGCCCAGCGCTTTGCCCTCTCGCCCGCCGGCGGCAACCGGCTTGCCGGGACGGCACCGGTCGCCATCCCAAAGGGCGTGAAGGGCGTGGTCCAGATTTCCGCGCCCGACGGTGCCTCCGCGCAGGCCAAATACTGA
- a CDS encoding multicopper oxidase type 2 (PFAM: multicopper oxidase type 1; multicopper oxidase type 2~KEGG: mes:Meso_3882 twin-arginine translocation pathway signal), whose translation MTRPMFQSAPSRRTVLAGGAALGALALSGGWQRALAAPLLTVESLTLDVNGKAAKVFAVKGPSGEGLFAKEGDRLTGAVLNASQSPAVMHWHGQIFAPPDQDRARPNGGELAPGGIDQVDFRLTPGTHWMHSHTLSEQQLLAAPLVTREADAGDVQDVVVMLHDFSFRSPEEILAELGGANTHGGHGGHGMGQQMQGMPGMAMPGMDHSGHGMGAMGAGQGAMPGGAMHGGGMQGGGMPGGGMPGGGMMVHANDVAYDAFLANRRTLADPDVVQVEKGGRVRLRIINGGTATAFFITVPGLKATCIAVDGTPCVPLAADAFPLAQGQRIDLLAEIPASGGAFPVLAQVEASPRRTGLVLATAGAAIARVGEMADRPQGLLDLAFEGQLSALKPLAVRRADKVFPIMLGEEPGYRWTINGRIHGEDVPFSVQQGERVEMTFLNPTGMSHPMHLHGHHFQVVGIGGRRFSGALRDTVMVPPHTPVTIAFDAGQKGEWFLHCHHLYHMATGMMAVVKVT comes from the coding sequence ATGACCCGACCCATGTTCCAGTCCGCTCCCTCGCGCCGCACCGTCCTTGCCGGCGGCGCGGCACTCGGCGCCCTCGCCCTTTCCGGCGGCTGGCAGCGCGCCCTTGCCGCCCCGCTGCTCACGGTGGAAAGCCTGACCCTCGACGTGAACGGCAAGGCGGCGAAGGTCTTCGCCGTGAAGGGCCCTTCCGGCGAAGGCCTGTTCGCGAAAGAAGGCGACCGGCTCACCGGCGCGGTGCTCAACGCCTCGCAGAGCCCGGCGGTGATGCACTGGCACGGCCAGATCTTTGCCCCGCCGGACCAGGACCGCGCCCGCCCCAATGGCGGCGAGCTTGCCCCCGGGGGCATTGATCAGGTGGATTTCCGGCTCACCCCGGGCACCCACTGGATGCACTCCCACACCTTGAGCGAGCAGCAATTGCTCGCCGCGCCGCTGGTCACCCGCGAGGCGGATGCGGGCGATGTCCAGGACGTGGTGGTGATGCTGCACGATTTCTCCTTCCGCAGCCCGGAGGAGATCCTGGCCGAGCTCGGCGGCGCGAACACGCACGGCGGCCACGGTGGTCACGGCATGGGCCAGCAGATGCAAGGCATGCCGGGCATGGCGATGCCGGGAATGGACCATTCCGGCCACGGCATGGGCGCAATGGGGGCAGGGCAGGGCGCTATGCCGGGCGGCGCCATGCACGGCGGGGGCATGCAGGGAGGCGGCATGCCAGGTGGCGGCATGCCGGGCGGCGGCATGATGGTGCACGCCAATGATGTTGCCTACGACGCCTTCCTCGCCAACCGCCGCACCCTCGCCGATCCCGATGTGGTGCAGGTGGAGAAGGGCGGCCGGGTGCGGCTGCGCATCATCAATGGCGGCACTGCCACCGCCTTCTTCATCACCGTGCCCGGCCTGAAGGCGACCTGCATCGCCGTCGACGGTACGCCTTGCGTCCCGTTGGCGGCGGATGCCTTTCCGCTCGCCCAGGGCCAGCGCATCGACCTCCTCGCGGAGATCCCCGCGAGCGGCGGCGCCTTTCCGGTGCTGGCGCAGGTGGAAGCCTCACCCCGCCGCACCGGCCTCGTGCTCGCGACAGCGGGCGCTGCCATCGCCCGTGTTGGGGAGATGGCCGACAGGCCGCAGGGCCTTCTCGACCTCGCTTTCGAGGGGCAGCTTTCCGCCTTGAAGCCTCTCGCGGTGCGGCGGGCGGACAAGGTCTTCCCCATCATGCTGGGGGAAGAGCCAGGCTACCGCTGGACCATCAACGGGCGCATCCATGGGGAGGACGTGCCCTTCAGCGTGCAGCAGGGCGAGCGGGTGGAGATGACCTTCCTGAACCCCACCGGCATGAGCCATCCCATGCACCTGCACGGTCATCACTTCCAGGTGGTGGGCATCGGCGGGCGCCGTTTTTCAGGGGCGCTGCGCGACACAGTGATGGTGCCACCGCACACGCCGGTGACCATCGCCTTCGATGCGGGGCAGAAGGGCGAGTGGTTCCTGCACTGCCACCACCTCTACCACATGGCCACCGGCATGATGGCCGTGGTGAAGGTGACCTGA
- a CDS encoding ErfK/YbiS/YcfS/YnhG family protein (PFAM: ErfK/YbiS/YcfS/YnhG family protein~KEGG: atc:AGR_C_4244 hypothetical protein), with amino-acid sequence MIMDGQNAAGSEIDEVAVPGHRSGTLNRRSFLFGSAIGLGALGLAGCSTSDGISLAEAQQIYGPVPTEKFPIPAVDLSKVNPKYFRRTVSYESKEAPGTIIVDPGNYYVYRIEDGGSATRYGANVGRAGFLWSGDAYVGRKSEWATWTPPKEMIQRQPEAAKYARGMPGGLDNPLGARTLHLYQNGTYTLYTIYATSDPESIGSGVTSGCVGLLSQDMIELYARTPVKTKVVVLPA; translated from the coding sequence ATGATCATGGACGGTCAGAACGCCGCGGGTAGCGAAATTGACGAGGTCGCCGTGCCTGGGCATCGGTCGGGGACTCTCAATCGCCGGTCGTTTTTGTTCGGCTCCGCCATCGGTCTCGGCGCGCTCGGGCTGGCCGGTTGCTCGACGTCCGACGGTATCAGCCTCGCCGAGGCACAGCAGATCTACGGGCCGGTGCCCACCGAGAAATTCCCAATTCCGGCGGTCGACCTCAGCAAGGTCAATCCCAAGTATTTTCGCCGCACCGTGAGCTACGAATCCAAGGAAGCCCCCGGTACGATCATCGTCGATCCCGGCAATTATTACGTCTACCGCATCGAGGACGGCGGATCCGCCACCCGCTATGGCGCCAATGTCGGTCGCGCCGGGTTCCTGTGGAGCGGTGATGCCTATGTCGGTCGCAAAAGCGAATGGGCGACTTGGACGCCGCCCAAGGAGATGATCCAGCGCCAGCCCGAGGCGGCCAAATACGCCCGCGGCATGCCGGGCGGGCTGGACAATCCACTCGGCGCCCGCACGCTTCATCTCTACCAGAACGGCACGTACACGCTGTACACGATCTACGCCACCAGCGATCCCGAGTCGATCGGCTCGGGCGTCACCAGCGGCTGCGTTGGCCTGCTCAGCCAGGACATGATCGAGCTTTACGCACGAACCCCCGTCAAAACCAAGGTCGTCGTGCTGCCGGCATAG
- a CDS encoding Tetratricopeptide TPR_2 repeat protein (PFAM: TPR repeat-containing protein; Tetratricopeptide TPR_4; Tetratricopeptide TPR_2 repeat protein~SMART: Tetratricopeptide domain protein~KEGG: rpd:RPD_2526 tetratricopeptide TPR_2), with protein MSFRRLIGACVSALAAGILSAGVIALAAEFSSQRPGQALGPGGIGALTDQAPTGFVGSAACADCHGAQTRAWLSSQHAHAMARAEPQTVLGNFDDARVSHQGSSARFFRDGSRYMVETEGADGKSAAFEITDTFGVHPLQQYLVTFPDGRRQALPFAYDTQPAAEGGQRWFHLYPDQMIASTDILHWTGLQQNWNFMCAECHSTALRKNYDPAANRFDTRFSEISVGCEACHGPAGRHVEWARGPRDREAPNKGFASVAALRPPADWTIDPATGSPAHGVSRPAGDVVETCARCHARRSILSEDWRPGQPLTQTHLPTFLSEGLFEADGTMRDEVFNDHSFKQSLMYARGVTCGDCHEPHSAALRAPGSAVCAQCHLPEKFASEAHTGHAPGPKAPDCISCHMPARTYMVVDKRHDHSFRIPRPDVSAQLGMPNACNDCHKDQSANWAAEAIARWHGPERKGFQDWAAALHDARGGDPAAREALIRLATTPATPAIVRATAVNELRGFPSIATDAAMQKALSDPDPLVRIAAVESAAGLPLETRWRRLAPLLIDPVAGVRIEAANQLADQPLAALSAADRDRLSTAFREYEAAQRLNADRPEARSNLGGFLLRRGDVAGAEAQYRAGLKLQPDLPALAVNLADLYRLTGREREAQDVLERAIKANPDAAAPRHALGLALIRQKRYGEALNELKRAYELAPDNARYAYVYAVALQSLGRAQDSAAVTRDALARVPNDVDLLSLQLNEALRAGDVDRAREAVSKLTLLRPDDTEIARLNARLR; from the coding sequence ATGTCCTTCCGCCGGTTGATTGGCGCCTGTGTCTCAGCGCTCGCTGCCGGCATCCTTTCCGCCGGGGTGATCGCGCTGGCAGCCGAATTCTCCTCGCAGCGCCCGGGACAGGCGCTCGGGCCCGGCGGGATCGGCGCGTTGACAGACCAGGCGCCAACGGGCTTCGTCGGCTCCGCAGCCTGCGCGGACTGCCATGGGGCACAAACCCGCGCCTGGCTCTCCTCCCAGCATGCCCATGCCATGGCCCGCGCCGAACCGCAGACGGTGCTTGGCAATTTCGACGACGCCCGCGTCTCGCACCAGGGCAGTTCGGCGCGCTTCTTCCGCGACGGATCGCGCTACATGGTCGAGACCGAGGGCGCCGACGGCAAGTCCGCCGCGTTCGAGATCACCGATACGTTCGGCGTCCACCCTCTGCAGCAGTATCTCGTGACCTTTCCGGACGGGCGCCGCCAGGCACTGCCGTTCGCCTATGACACCCAGCCGGCCGCCGAGGGCGGACAACGCTGGTTTCATCTTTATCCGGACCAGATGATCGCATCCACGGACATCCTGCACTGGACCGGGTTGCAGCAGAACTGGAACTTCATGTGCGCCGAATGTCACTCGACGGCGCTCCGCAAGAATTATGATCCGGCTGCGAACCGCTTCGACACGCGCTTCTCCGAGATCAGCGTCGGCTGCGAGGCCTGTCACGGTCCGGCAGGGCGCCATGTGGAATGGGCCCGGGGCCCTCGCGACCGCGAGGCGCCGAACAAGGGCTTTGCCTCGGTTGCCGCCCTTCGCCCGCCGGCGGACTGGACCATCGACCCGGCCACCGGCAGCCCGGCCCACGGCGTGTCACGGCCTGCAGGCGATGTCGTGGAGACTTGCGCCCGCTGCCATGCCCGTCGCAGCATCCTCTCGGAGGACTGGCGCCCCGGCCAGCCCCTGACGCAGACCCACCTGCCGACCTTCCTGTCCGAAGGCCTGTTCGAGGCGGACGGCACCATGCGGGATGAGGTCTTCAACGACCATTCCTTCAAGCAGAGCCTGATGTATGCCCGGGGTGTCACCTGCGGCGACTGCCACGAGCCGCATTCGGCCGCCCTGCGTGCGCCAGGCAGCGCGGTCTGCGCCCAATGCCACCTGCCGGAAAAGTTCGCGTCCGAGGCACACACGGGCCACGCGCCGGGACCGAAGGCTCCGGATTGCATCTCCTGCCACATGCCGGCGCGCACCTACATGGTGGTGGACAAGAGGCACGACCACTCCTTCCGCATTCCCCGCCCCGATGTTTCGGCGCAGCTCGGCATGCCGAACGCCTGCAACGACTGCCACAAGGACCAGTCGGCGAATTGGGCGGCCGAGGCCATCGCGCGCTGGCATGGGCCCGAGCGCAAGGGCTTCCAGGATTGGGCCGCGGCGCTCCACGACGCGCGCGGCGGCGATCCCGCGGCCCGCGAGGCGCTGATCCGGCTCGCCACGACGCCGGCGACGCCCGCCATCGTTCGCGCCACGGCGGTGAACGAGCTGCGGGGCTTCCCCTCCATCGCGACCGACGCTGCGATGCAGAAGGCGCTGTCCGATCCCGATCCGCTGGTGCGCATCGCTGCCGTGGAGAGCGCCGCCGGACTGCCCCTCGAGACGCGCTGGCGGCGGCTCGCGCCGCTGCTGATCGATCCGGTTGCCGGCGTCCGCATCGAGGCGGCGAACCAGCTTGCGGACCAGCCGCTGGCGGCGCTTTCAGCCGCCGACCGGGACCGGCTCAGCACAGCGTTCAGGGAATATGAGGCGGCGCAGCGCCTCAACGCGGACCGGCCGGAGGCGCGCTCCAATCTGGGCGGTTTTCTGCTGCGCCGTGGCGACGTGGCGGGGGCCGAGGCCCAGTACCGCGCCGGCCTGAAGCTTCAGCCGGACTTGCCGGCGCTCGCGGTCAATCTCGCCGATCTCTACCGCCTGACGGGCCGCGAGCGCGAGGCGCAGGATGTCCTGGAGCGGGCGATCAAGGCCAATCCCGATGCAGCGGCGCCAAGGCATGCGCTGGGGCTCGCGCTCATCCGCCAGAAGCGCTATGGCGAGGCCCTGAACGAGCTGAAGCGCGCCTATGAGCTGGCGCCGGACAACGCCCGCTATGCCTATGTCTACGCGGTGGCGCTTCAGTCCCTCGGGCGCGCGCAGGACAGCGCCGCAGTGACCCGCGATGCCCTAGCTCGCGTCCCCAATGATGTCGACCTGCTATCCCTGCAGCTGAACGAAGCCCTGCGCGCCGGCGATGTCGATCGCGCGCGGGAAGCCGTTTCGAAGCTCACGCTTCTGCGGCCGGATGACACCGAGATTGCGCGCCTGAATGCGCGCCTGCGCTGA
- a CDS encoding sulfatase (PFAM: sulfatase~KEGG: vpa:VPA0680 arylsulfatase) — protein MCIRGLLGAFMLTATATLTAVTPAAAQQQPTSKPNILVIFGDDIGQTNLSTYSFGLMGYRTPNIDRIANEGLKFTDYYAEQSCTAGRSTFITGQSTLRTGLSKVGLPGADLGLQASDVTMASALKDLGYATGQFGKNHLGDRDEFLPTAHGFDEFMGNLYHLNAEEEPENFNYPQDPAFRKQFGPRGVIKSSADGKIEDTGPLTRKRMETVDDETSKAAIDFIDRQAAAKKPFFVWMNTTRMHFRTHVRAENRSKPGLTALTEYADGMIETDKVIGTILDKIDQLKLADNTIVIYTTDNGPHQNSWPDAGTTPFRSEKNTNWEGAFRVPALIRWPGHIQPGSVANGIFSGLDWFPTLLAAAGDTTIKERLLKGTTIAGKQYKNHLDGYNQLDYLTGKSDKSARKEFIYFNDDGQIVAMRYENWKLVFSEQRATGTLRVWAEPFTQLRLPKMFDLRSDPYERADLTSNTYYDWMLDRAYLVVPAQAGVAKFLGTFKEFPPAQRPASFSIDQIQSQLEEQFKNVAGGQ, from the coding sequence ATGTGTATCCGAGGATTACTGGGAGCATTCATGCTCACGGCGACCGCGACGTTGACAGCCGTCACGCCGGCAGCCGCACAGCAGCAACCGACCTCCAAGCCCAACATTCTCGTCATCTTCGGTGACGATATCGGGCAAACCAATCTGTCGACCTACAGCTTCGGCCTGATGGGCTATCGCACGCCGAACATCGACAGGATCGCCAACGAGGGCCTGAAGTTCACCGACTATTATGCCGAGCAGAGCTGCACGGCGGGCCGCTCGACCTTCATCACCGGCCAGTCGACCCTGCGTACGGGCCTGTCAAAGGTGGGCCTGCCCGGCGCCGATCTCGGCCTTCAGGCCAGCGACGTCACCATGGCCTCCGCGCTGAAGGACCTCGGCTACGCCACCGGCCAGTTCGGCAAGAACCACCTCGGCGACCGCGACGAATTCCTGCCGACCGCGCACGGGTTCGACGAATTCATGGGCAACCTCTACCACCTCAATGCGGAGGAGGAGCCGGAGAATTTCAACTATCCGCAGGATCCCGCCTTCCGCAAGCAGTTCGGCCCGCGCGGCGTCATCAAGAGCTCGGCCGACGGCAAGATCGAGGACACCGGCCCGCTGACGCGCAAGCGCATGGAGACGGTGGACGACGAGACCTCCAAGGCCGCCATCGACTTCATCGACCGACAGGCGGCGGCCAAGAAGCCCTTCTTCGTGTGGATGAACACCACGCGGATGCATTTCCGCACTCATGTCCGCGCTGAAAACCGCAGCAAGCCCGGTCTCACCGCGCTGACCGAATATGCCGACGGCATGATCGAGACCGACAAGGTGATCGGCACGATCCTCGACAAGATCGACCAGCTCAAGCTGGCCGACAACACCATCGTCATCTACACCACCGACAACGGCCCCCACCAGAATTCCTGGCCGGATGCGGGCACCACGCCATTCCGCAGCGAGAAGAACACCAATTGGGAAGGCGCATTCCGCGTTCCGGCCCTGATCCGCTGGCCGGGACATATCCAGCCGGGTTCGGTCGCGAACGGCATCTTCTCCGGCCTCGACTGGTTCCCCACCCTGCTCGCCGCGGCGGGAGACACGACCATCAAGGAACGTCTCCTCAAGGGCACGACCATTGCCGGCAAGCAGTACAAGAACCATCTCGACGGCTATAACCAGCTCGACTATCTCACCGGAAAGAGCGACAAGAGCGCCCGCAAGGAGTTCATCTACTTCAACGACGACGGCCAGATCGTGGCCATGCGCTACGAGAACTGGAAGCTGGTCTTCTCTGAACAGCGCGCGACAGGCACGCTGCGCGTCTGGGCGGAGCCGTTCACGCAGCTGCGTCTTCCCAAGATGTTCGACCTGCGTTCCGATCCCTATGAGCGGGCCGACCTCACATCCAACACCTATTACGACTGGATGCTCGACCGCGCCTACCTGGTCGTGCCGGCCCAAGCTGGGGTCGCGAAGTTCCTGGGCACCTTCAAGGAGTTTCCGCCAGCGCAGCGCCCGGCGAGCTTCTCGATCGATCAGATCCAGAGCCAGCTCGAAGAGCAGTTCAAGAACGTAGCCGGGGGCCAGTAG